From the Chanodichthys erythropterus isolate Z2021 chromosome 9, ASM2448905v1, whole genome shotgun sequence genome, the window ATCAAGCAGAACAACTTCGTGAGGCCAATAGCCTACCAAAAGAAGTGGACACTAAATGCCTATTTACATCTTCAAATGTCTTTCAGGTCGAAATATTCAGAAGATACTTCAAGTTCAGCTAAAGCGAAGATTGATTTCACCTCTCCCGTTTTAGCTTTAAGGGAGATTGAACGTCTTCTATCAACAGGAACAGCTATCAACTGTAATGCAGATGAAGTCTGGCCCAATCTTTACATCGGTAACATGTAAGCAGTCTGCATTTTTCCCCATTTCTCCAATTAACTTATATTTATAGCTTTTaataactgttttaaacataCTTCTGTAGtatctactgtattttttaagattttttagtCAAGTTATGTAGTTATCTGCACGTTGAGTGCTGCTTTTCCTAATGTAGTACATGCTGTTGAACACAAGAGGGAGTCCATATTGTAAATGGGCTGATATAAAAATTAGAATATAGTTGTGCAGCGCTTAACATAAACACAACGTTTAATTTCAATTGAGAAAATGGTCTTTCATGCCCAAAGAAGATTTTGGAGTATTCAGTGCTTAAAAATGAGATAAGATATTATATAAACTGTTTTACTGCTAGTTCCATTAACAAAAATCCACTGAAATAGGCCTACCTGCAAAACAAGAGTTCTGCTGACATTTTATAACGGCTGATATTgtataacattttataataataataacaataataatgttgtgTGATTCTCTTCTTTAGAGATATAGCTGAGAATTGTGCAGAGGTGAGAAGGTGTGGCTTCACCCATGTCCTGAACTGTACCCACAACTTCAGACATGGTGGCAAGATTTATGATGGCATGGGCATCACATACATGGGCATAGACGCACAAGATTCACCCTCGTTTGACATGAGTGCCCACTTTAACAATGGGGCTGAGTTTATACATAGAGCACTTAATGAGGGAGGTAAGTGGTTGTGTGTGTCCAAAACCTAAACCAGTTTACCTTCCTGAAAAGTTGAGAGTCACTAAACTCAAATATCTTCTTATCAAAGGCAAAATCCTGGTTCACTGTCAAATTGGAGTAAGTCGATCAGCAACTATAGTTTTGGCATATCTCATGCTGAAACAAAACATGACGCTGGTGGAGGCAATCAAGAAGGTAAAAGATGAAAGAGGCATCTACCCCAACCAAGGCTTCCTCAGACAACTGATCAACCTTCACATTCAATTATATGGCTGTAGAAACTAGATGCACGATCACCATTCACCATCCACCAATGAAAATtgagggaagagaagaaatatGGATCAAtgtgcattttaatatttttagggCAGTAACTTTGAGCAATTTGTTTATTTGGTCAATTTCCCTGCTTTGTATGGGTTTAAATGAACATATTAAAATACCTGACAATGTATTATCTCtcttgctttttttattttttttgctgaatAAACATGCACATATACTCAAATGCAAATATTGAACATAACGCAAATATTgaacatacactctaaaaaatgctgggttgtttcaacccaagtttgggtcaaaaatggacaaacccaaccattgggttaaatttttaaatgcattttttaacccgacggttgggtttgtccatatttgacccaaatctgggttgaaacaacccagcattttttagggTGTATGAACAAgtatgcatataaaaataactagaaaaaaaaagggtaaaaaatctacataaacaaattaaatagcCTATATTGTAGAGCTCACAAAAGTTTTTATAGTTTTCTTATTCAAAGAGTTTCTGTTACTGTCTATGTACAGCCTTTCTTCAGTCAACAAAACCATAAAGTTgggttttttaattaaaaataatttttaatgaagaaatttttaaacatattagtaaattaattaaataaaagcactttttacaatatgCAGTGAAGCCAAAAAGTACAATATCCCATAAAAGGTCTTGAACACCGAATATTTTCATTGATACATTTCTgtattatatacagtatctctCTTGTTGTTGAAGGAATTACGGAGTTTACGTTACTGCCTGAGAAGAACTATGCGTTAATTCCGTAGTTACCATAGGAACCTAACTATCCACGGAAGAATAAAAAAGCAGAGGAACTTATAACTAGCGAATAAGGTAATATCTTTAACAATTTGCTGGCCTGCAACTTCTGATTTTGAACAGGCAAATAAATTAGGAATACTTGTTTTACATTGTGAATGTATAATGAAACTTGAGAGTCggccattaaaataaataacttttagaTATCTAAACATATTTAACGAAATCACATTTGAATCACCCTGTCGAAGAAGATGGCAAGTCCGCAAACATCCGAACAGCCCCCGCCGCATATTGACCCGACACAAGCGCCGGTCGCTTTCGGTAACTGGGCGCTTCCAAAGCTGATCATGGAGCTGCAAGACGTCGAGCTGTTTACCCGGCAGAGGGCGCTCGCTGCCCTCTGCGACCTCGTCCATGACCACGAACGGGCATATGAAGCCATTCTCAATGGTAAACACatctttaataacttttttgtcCATCCTAAGAAACGAAATTTATCCTTAATATCGAAGCAatcattataattaaaaatgtgtgtattaATCTAATTTTTGATGATCCAACACGCTTTCAAATTGTTTTATGCCCCTGTGTATAGCAACCATAACATTTCTGTACCCCATCATAGGATGTATGGAAAGACTCAAGGTTCTGCTGCAAGATGAGGATAACTTAGTCAGGGTCAAAACTACTGAAGTGCTTTATGTGCTTGCTTCACACAGCTTGGGAAGGTGAGTCATACAAGAATCCGTGGGCCTACACTTTTCTCGTGTTTTAGTTTGTGTAAGCTTTTGGCATGAATGTGCTTGGCCCTGTATTGTAGCGTATGTGTTTTTCTAAAAGACAagttatgtaaatatattttctatgCCAAACTGTTAGAAAGTAAGAGAAACCTTAACAGGATTCAATGACaagtattataatatttatttaggtatatttatattattatatttattataatatttataaatacatacattttacaaaaagaaaaaatgcaacAGCATAACAGtacttttaatacttttattcagcaaggccACATCAAATTGATAAATTGActgtaaatttaaattaaattaaattgtctTAAATGGTTTTAtggttttgccatcacaggaatacattacaatttaaaattaaaattaaaaaaattaaaataggaaattttaaattgtaataacatgtcacaatatttctgcaattactgtattttgatcaaataaatgcagtgttGGTGAGTAGAAGAGAcgtttttcaaaaacatctcACCAACATCTGAGTGGAAGTATAAATTCATAAACACACCTTGCATActagtttttagtttttaacaCACTCTTGATGctttcaaaaatatcaaaaaaagtattatttccagtaaaaaaaaaaaaaacctattctgataaaatattttagagtgTCCAACATttgaatattgaatatttaatatCACAAGAATGGATGTGATATTTTTGTGATATTACAACTGTAATTTCGGCAATTTTGACCTTTTGTTACCAAAAACATTCATTATATTGATATATGTGTTCACACAGAGATGCCTTTTTGAAATTTGATATTGTGGGTCCCCTTGCAAACCTGTTAGAGGACCCTGAGAATGCCTGTCGTAAAAATGTGCACCAGGCACTCAATAGGATCGCTGAATTTCCCTCAGGTAACTATTGTTTCTTGTTCTTCTGTTTCACAGTAAATGTATTTCAGAAGCTTTTAATTTGAAGGGTCCTCTGTTATATTCTCTACAGGAGCAGTATTTATGGTGTGTATGGGGTTGGTGCCTAGATTGGTGATGAAGGTCTCAGATGAAGAAGAGAACATCCGTGCTTTAATTCTCTCCACATTAAGCTGCTGTGTGAGTGTGAACGCCTTGCCTGCACTGGAGAGTGATGCGATTCTGGTCCTGAGAGATCAGCTGTCTCACCCCTCCCCCGCCATCCGCCAGGCTGCCACATCTGCCTTAGTGGGAATCAGGTAGGCAACATGGCATCCAGCAATCTAGTTTGGGTTTAGTTCACTAGTGTGAATTTCTCTCCTGTTCTTAGTGTGCCTGCAGATGGGAAGATGAAGGTGTGTGAGGAGGATCTTCTGCCCATGTTGGTCAAGCTGCTGTCAGATGATGACCAAGGGGTTGTCGCTAATGCTGCAGGGACCATTATGAACACAGCTGTTATCACTAAGGGTCAGCACAAAATCAACTTTGTGcatgtttgtgatttttttgCCAATCAGTGAACGGCAAAGTTAGAAACACTTCAACATCTGGTATAATGCTGTGTTAAAACAtccaaaaattttaattctgtcataatttattcaccgtcatgttgctccaaacctgtatgacattgttctttaatctgtggaatgtaaatgtagatattttgagaaatgtctctttttttcccctctttttttttaattgtccatataatggaagtcaatggtcaTCAAAACATTTTGGTTACCA encodes:
- the LOC137026597 gene encoding dual specificity protein phosphatase 26-like encodes the protein MSFRSKYSEDTSSSAKAKIDFTSPVLALREIERLLSTGTAINCNADEVWPNLYIGNIDIAENCAEVRRCGFTHVLNCTHNFRHGGKIYDGMGITYMGIDAQDSPSFDMSAHFNNGAEFIHRALNEGGKILVHCQIGVSRSATIVLAYLMLKQNMTLVEAIKKVKDERGIYPNQGFLRQLINLHIQLYGCRN
- the rsph14 gene encoding radial spoke head 14 homolog, translated to MASPQTSEQPPPHIDPTQAPVAFGNWALPKLIMELQDVELFTRQRALAALCDLVHDHERAYEAILNGCMERLKVLLQDEDNLVRVKTTEVLYVLASHSLGRDAFLKFDIVGPLANLLEDPENACRKNVHQALNRIAEFPSGAVFMVCMGLVPRLVMKVSDEEENIRALILSTLSCCVSVNALPALESDAILVLRDQLSHPSPAIRQAATSALVGISVPADGKMKVCEEDLLPMLVKLLSDDDQGVVANAAGTIMNTAVITKGKSEALNAGAITPLLQLVVSENVAVCANALRALTVLAEVPRARAQLLEHVPLLKTRLAHPNSIIQRAASTAIEVISWKP